A region from the Mycoplasmopsis bovigenitalium genome encodes:
- a CDS encoding nitroreductase family protein has product MDFINKLKQRYSVREYDTENNITDEQYKQIIEAINSAPTSSNWHASSVIVVRDKKILAQLGEVNKYTGAIKSCDIFLVFLADYNRVNIAKNTYTEYQYNNHSSESYTVAVGDAFIQATTAQDAAISLGLGTCFLGLTRTMVKELNEILNIKGQAVPIIGLTIGNIKNNGLVKPKMNRVFENKYDFDRLNSDINEYDKSLIAHFRKLNPDKKAWSYKEATIKSASSYRMDTKLIEEIWELELSK; this is encoded by the coding sequence ATGGATTTTATTAATAAATTAAAACAAAGATATTCTGTTAGAGAATATGACACTGAAAACAATATAACCGATGAACAATATAAACAAATAATTGAAGCAATTAACTCAGCACCAACTTCATCAAATTGACATGCATCAAGTGTTATTGTAGTAAGAGACAAAAAAATATTAGCTCAACTTGGTGAAGTAAACAAATATACTGGTGCGATTAAAAGTTGCGATATATTCTTGGTATTTTTAGCTGATTATAACCGCGTAAATATAGCAAAAAACACATATACTGAATATCAATACAATAACCATTCATCAGAATCATATACTGTTGCGGTTGGCGACGCATTTATTCAAGCAACAACCGCTCAAGATGCAGCTATTTCTTTAGGATTAGGAACATGTTTTTTAGGACTAACAAGAACTATGGTCAAAGAATTAAATGAAATCTTGAATATAAAAGGTCAAGCTGTTCCTATTATTGGATTAACAATAGGCAATATTAAAAACAATGGTCTAGTTAAACCAAAAATGAATCGTGTGTTTGAAAATAAATATGATTTTGACCGATTGAATTCAGATATCAATGAATATGACAAATCTCTAATCGCTCATTTCCGAAAATTAAATCCTGATAAAAAAGCTTGAAGTTATAAAGAAGCAACAATTAAATCGGCTTCAAGTTACAGAATGGATACAAAATTAATTGAAGAAATTTGAGAATTAGAACTATCTAAGTAA
- a CDS encoding phosphotransferase: MNKYLDLLNHKVDKDILQDLSDIEFKYEGFHNVTFKAKYKNIFCQLRVPTSNLVNHEFESDFLTNLPDVYYYKKGVLIRKWFEGSTIENIELNDELQRKIIQKVKEFHAQNIKLPTIDLFYYGKYSCKYKRLVEKYSDPKYFVTAHCDLNLKNILVDSKGNVELIDFEWVRKAHPLFDVISLSKIGFDKQLLKELFIITDKEFDEFQYICNSFDKMAYAKKYKKMLLNNDLEQISKGYTNKSYKLNNLFIQHKRNNSFNHLNKLEIFNNLDIVEKVIYEDKDVIIRNFIKNKDIDWGLKKNRLMLAQTIAKLHTSKIKLKNNQIYSRIQFYVEELKEHKKFNEVFDQNTQNLIQEASKFLKNEVPSHNDLNRENILLTINNKIKLIDLEYSSMNSKYFDLAYHCSDIDYDEQTEKEFILNYAKNTNFSIDFDEYFAIKAIVNFYGIAWSLTFNKDFNFDWLTKHVFNNLGKLKNFYEKNLKNS, encoded by the coding sequence ATGAATAAATATTTAGATTTATTGAATCATAAAGTTGATAAAGATATTTTGCAAGATTTAAGTGATATTGAATTCAAATATGAGGGTTTTCACAATGTTACATTTAAAGCAAAATATAAAAATATTTTTTGCCAACTACGTGTCCCTACTTCCAATTTAGTTAATCATGAATTTGAATCAGATTTCTTAACAAATTTACCCGATGTTTATTATTATAAAAAAGGCGTTTTAATTAGAAAATGATTCGAAGGAAGCACAATTGAAAATATTGAGTTAAATGACGAATTACAAAGAAAAATAATTCAAAAAGTTAAGGAATTTCATGCTCAAAATATTAAATTACCAACTATTGATTTATTTTATTATGGAAAATATTCTTGCAAATATAAAAGATTAGTAGAAAAATATTCAGACCCTAAATATTTTGTAACAGCACATTGCGATTTAAATTTAAAAAACATATTAGTCGATAGTAAAGGCAATGTTGAATTAATAGACTTTGAATGAGTTAGAAAAGCTCACCCCCTTTTCGATGTAATCAGTCTGTCTAAAATTGGTTTTGATAAACAATTATTAAAAGAATTGTTTATCATTACGGATAAAGAATTTGACGAATTTCAATATATTTGCAATTCATTTGATAAAATGGCTTATGCAAAAAAATACAAAAAAATGCTCTTGAACAACGATTTAGAGCAAATATCAAAAGGATATACAAATAAGTCTTATAAATTAAATAATTTATTTATTCAACATAAACGCAACAATAGTTTTAATCATTTAAATAAACTTGAAATCTTTAATAATCTAGATATAGTTGAAAAGGTCATATATGAAGATAAAGATGTAATTATCCGTAATTTTATTAAGAATAAAGATATTGATTGAGGTTTAAAAAAGAATAGATTAATGCTTGCTCAAACCATCGCAAAACTTCATACATCAAAAATTAAGTTAAAAAACAATCAAATTTACAGCAGAATACAATTTTATGTTGAAGAGTTAAAAGAACATAAAAAATTCAACGAAGTTTTTGACCAAAACACTCAAAATTTAATTCAGGAAGCATCAAAATTTCTTAAAAATGAAGTCCCTAGTCACAATGATTTAAATAGGGAAAATATATTGTTGACAATTAACAATAAAATTAAATTAATCGACCTAGAATACTCATCAATGAATTCTAAATATTTTGACTTAGCATACCATTGTTCAGATATTGATTATGACGAACAAACGGAAAAAGAATTCATTTTGAACTATGCAAAAAATACAAATTTTTCAATAGATTTTGATGAGTATTTTGCAATAAAAGCAATTGTGAATTTTTATGGAATAGCATGGTCGCTAACTTTCAACAAAGACTTCAATTTTGATTGACTAACAAAACACGTATTCAATAATCTTGGTAAACTTAAAAACTTTTATGAAAAAAATCTTAAAAATTCATAG
- a CDS encoding NUDIX hydrolase → MSIREILDIYDDNRQVTGKTNIRGEKLDYNENNLYVFLCIFNSKGKLLIQKRSKNKKYYPGIWDLSVGGAALSKESPYQAIIRETKEELNMDLVLENKKPFFSINVNNFICDYFVTNQDIKIENIEINEEIEQIKFVDKQELFSMIDSNEFLPYHKSLINFIFETHKTPNTRMSDTNII, encoded by the coding sequence ATCGACAAGTAACGGGAAAAACAAATATTAGAGGTGAAAAGCTAGATTATAATGAAAATAATTTATATGTTTTTCTTTGTATTTTCAATTCAAAAGGTAAATTATTGATTCAAAAACGCTCTAAAAATAAAAAATATTATCCAGGTATTTGAGACTTAAGTGTGGGCGGAGCTGCTTTAAGTAAAGAATCTCCTTATCAAGCAATAATTCGTGAAACAAAAGAAGAGTTGAATATGGATTTAGTTTTAGAAAATAAAAAGCCATTTTTCTCAATAAATGTAAATAATTTTATCTGTGATTATTTTGTGACTAATCAAGATATCAAGATTGAAAATATAGAAATAAATGAAGAGATTGAGCAAATAAAATTTGTGGATAAACAAGAATTATTTTCGATGATTGATAGCAATGAATTTTTACCTTATCATAAATCTTTAATTAATTTTATTTTTGAAACGCACAAAACACCAAACACAAGAATGTCTGATACAAATATTATTTAG